ATACTCCTTGTTACTACTTATTATTCCGGACTGGTATTCAGAACCCTTTTAAATCCAAGGCATGGTTAAACTCATCATCGTAGTGTTCTATGCCTTCCAGTATTCCCGCCGCGTAATGGGCTTTTGAGAAATAAATTTGTTCCTGGTTTTTCAGAATATCCAGCTCTGCACTATGGTTGCCGACAACGATGGCCAAGGTATCGCCAGCGAGCATTTCTATGTCATTACCAGAGTCACCAGCGACTAGAAAGCTTTTCAGGGGTAGATCCCACTTGTAAGCCAAATAGCGGATGGCATGGCCTTTGGAAGCACGGATCGGCAATACATCAAGAAACTCATCATGCGAATAAATCAGGTTGGCGTGCAGTTTAAGGCTGTGCAGGTAATCGTAAATCTCACTGAGTGGCGGAATCTGCCCGGGTTTTGCGAAGTAACTTAGCTTGAATTCACGCTGGGTATTGTCTGGTTGCAAACTGATGTCAGTGAATTTCAAGAAAGCCTCTGCCAGGCTATCGCGCCGCCATAAGTGGCGGATATGCGCCGACCAACCAATATCGGGCACCAGCTTTTTGCCATAATAGATTTCAGCGCCTACCGAGGTGATCATCACATCTGGAATCTTTACCCTATGCTTATTAAGTACGTTTACTGTGCTCTCTATGGACCTGCCAGTGGCGACGCCAAATGCCACGTCTTTCTGGTGTTCTGCAATCCAGTCAGTGACTTTATCTAGGGATACCTTGTCGCCTAGCAAAGTGTTGTCGATATCGCTGATCAAGGCCATCTGCGCCAGAGGGATGGAAGTTCTTTCGCTATTGAGGATGCTGGCTTGTTGCCTGCGCAAACGCTTTTTATCCTTGTTCAGCACCCGACGGATTTCCTTCAGATATTTTTTCACATGGGCAGGCCAGCTATAGTGGCGATAGACGCCGTTTACACCGTTTTTGGAAAATAAACGCCATTGCTTTTTGTCCTGTAGTACCTGCAACAAGGTTTGTGCAATCTCGTTACTGTCCAATGTATTGGTGAGAAGACCATTGCGGCAATTGGCCACAATATCCCTTGGGCCACCATCATCGGGAGCAACAATAGGTAAGCCACTGGCAGCCGCCTCAATGAGCGTCAGGCCAAAGGGTTCGGTAAAAGCTGAATTGACGAATACGCCTTTTCTGCGAGCTACCAAGCGGTAGAGTTCGGGCACGTCTTCTTGCGGTATGTATTTGGGTAGCGCGACTTTGCCCCAAAGGTCATAAAGATCAATATCCAGCAGCAGATCACCCATGACTTTATGCTGCGCTTCTTCCAACTCACGGATGTCTTTACGTGCACCAGCAACAATCAGCAGATTGGCCATGGCCTGCAATTGAGGGCTTTTGCCATAGGCCTCAACCAGACCTTTGAGGTTTTTTCTGGTCTCAGGCCGACTGATGGCAAAGATGATTGGTTTCTCTGGCTCAGCGAGAAATTTATCAACGGCCTGCTGTGCGCTTGAGGCGATCTTTTTGCGCCCTGGCGGTGAAAATCTGGAAGTGTCAGTGCCTGGTGAGATCACACTGAATCGGGTATCGGCAACATTGGTGTATTGGCCGTACTGCTCATCTATTTCCTGGCGTGTGCTGGTGATAACTAGTGAGGCATGTGCAAGTATGGATTCTTCAGTGCTGATTCTCTCTTCAAAATTAAACTGCTTTTCAACGGCATGCAGTTTTCGACCGCTGGCGACCAACCGCTCACGTTTTGCCCTGCCCAGCGAATGACCAGTGTGCACTAGCGGTATGCCTAGCAATAAGGATAATTGCTGGCCTACATAACCGGCATCGGCGTAATGGGTATGAATCAGGTCAGGCAGGCGCCCCTGCTGTTTAATAAAGTGCAGGCATTTATCCACTGCTTGGTTCAGATGCAGCCAGAGCAACTCCTTGCGGATATAGCGTTTGGGGCCAAAAGGCAGGCGTACGATGCGCGCGCCATTGCCTAGTTCTTCTTCAGGTTTTGCATAGTCTGGAGACACTGAATCGTCTTCAATCAGGCGGGTGAGCAAATCCACCTTTTCTACATCTGGGTGTTCGGCCAGATGCTTCGCCAGCTCGACCACATAGGTGATCTGGCCACCAGTATCGGCATCACGTCCCAATTCCAGATCCTTGCCGCGTATCAACCCATGCATACTGATCATCAGTATGTAGATTGGGTGTTCTGATTTCGGCTGTTTTAATCTGGTCTCTGGCAGCATCATAGCGACCATTCGTGGCTAAAGCGCGTATAGAAATCGAGCGATTGCGGAGCAGCGCCACGAATGCCGCATATGGCCGAGGCGAACTGATTGGCACGCTGTAGGGTTAGCAGCATTTCCCAGCCCGACAGTAAACCGAGGATGAATACAGCAGCAAAGGCATCGCCAGCCCCTACGGTATCAACTAGCGGCTGGCCAATTTCTTCTGGGCCAGTACTGAGTAGTTTTCTCTCTTCATCAAGCATCCAGCAACCTTCAGCACCATTGGTGACGACCACTTTACCAATCTCAAACTCGTCAGCCAGCAAGCGCGCTATTTGTGGTTTGTCTGCTCCCTGTAATTTAAAATACTGAGCAATCACATCAAGCTCATCCTCGTTCATCTTGAGGATATCAGTGCGCACCAGAGAGCGTTTAATGGTG
This genomic window from Methyloradius palustris contains:
- a CDS encoding HAD-IIB family hydrolase, producing MMLPETRLKQPKSEHPIYILMISMHGLIRGKDLELGRDADTGGQITYVVELAKHLAEHPDVEKVDLLTRLIEDDSVSPDYAKPEEELGNGARIVRLPFGPKRYIRKELLWLHLNQAVDKCLHFIKQQGRLPDLIHTHYADAGYVGQQLSLLLGIPLVHTGHSLGRAKRERLVASGRKLHAVEKQFNFEERISTEESILAHASLVITSTRQEIDEQYGQYTNVADTRFSVISPGTDTSRFSPPGRKKIASSAQQAVDKFLAEPEKPIIFAISRPETRKNLKGLVEAYGKSPQLQAMANLLIVAGARKDIRELEEAQHKVMGDLLLDIDLYDLWGKVALPKYIPQEDVPELYRLVARRKGVFVNSAFTEPFGLTLIEAAASGLPIVAPDDGGPRDIVANCRNGLLTNTLDSNEIAQTLLQVLQDKKQWRLFSKNGVNGVYRHYSWPAHVKKYLKEIRRVLNKDKKRLRRQQASILNSERTSIPLAQMALISDIDNTLLGDKVSLDKVTDWIAEHQKDVAFGVATGRSIESTVNVLNKHRVKIPDVMITSVGAEIYYGKKLVPDIGWSAHIRHLWRRDSLAEAFLKFTDISLQPDNTQREFKLSYFAKPGQIPPLSEIYDYLHSLKLHANLIYSHDEFLDVLPIRASKGHAIRYLAYKWDLPLKSFLVAGDSGNDIEMLAGDTLAIVVGNHSAELDILKNQEQIYFSKAHYAAGILEGIEHYDDEFNHALDLKGF